From Vigna unguiculata cultivar IT97K-499-35 chromosome 5, ASM411807v1, whole genome shotgun sequence, the proteins below share one genomic window:
- the LOC114184994 gene encoding mitogen-activated protein kinase 19-like → MQQDQLKKDIKELEFFTEYGDANRYKILEVVGKGSYGVVCSAIDTHTGGKVAIKKIHDIFEHISDAIRILREVKLLRLLRHPDIVDIKRIMLPPSKREFKDIYVVFELMESDLHQVIKANDDLTREHHQFFLYQMLRALKYMHTANVYHRDLKPKNILANANCKLKVCDFGLARVAFNDAPTTTFWTDYVATRWYRAPELCGSFFSKYTPAIDIWSIGCIFAEVLTGKPLFPGKSVVHQLDLITDLLGTPSPETIAGVRNDKARKYLMEMRKKSPVPFEQKFPNADPLALRLLQRLLAFDPKDRPTAQEALSDTFFKGLAKVEREPSCQPISRLEFEFERRRVTKDEVRELIYREILEYHPQLLKDYMNGTEGTHFLYPSAIDQFRKQFAYLEENHGKSGPVIPPERKHVSLPRSTVHSSTIPPTTQPSFASYESKQMVAEASKVSRSVESNSGSQLRSSRPPPRVPAAKPGRIVGPVLHYDNGRTIKDAYDQRIFYRNSLPHAVSPHCFHRVQPANAKATSETYKDISQGKHQLSCQQCSMPARPAIDLNTNPYYQQGKRDHLNDPVGSIDAKLLQAQSQFGAVGAAAVAVAAHRHSGSFHYGLS, encoded by the exons ATGCAGCAAGATCAGCTGAAAAAG GATATCAAAGAGTTAGAGTTTTTCACTGAGTATGGAGATGCCAACAGATACAAGATTCTTGAAGTTGTTGGGAAGGGTAGCTATGGAGTTGTTTGTTCAGCAATTGATACACACACTGGGGGAAAGGTTGCAATAAAGAAGATTCATGATATTTTTGAACATATCTCTGATGCCATTAGAATCCTCAGGGAAGTCAAGTTGCTTAGACTTTTAAGACACCCAGATATTGTTGATATTAAGCGGATTATGTTACCACCTTCAAAGAGGGAGTTTAAAGATATTTATGTTGTCTTTGAGCTCATGGAGTCTGATCTCCATCAGGTCATCAAAGCTAATGACGACTTGACCCGTGAGCACCATCAGTTTTTTCTTTATCAGATGCTACGTGCATTGAAGTATATGCATACAG CTAATGTATATCACAGAGACCTTAAACCCAAGAATATTCTGGCAAATGCAAACTGCAAACTGAAagtttgtgattttggtttagCTAGAGTTGCATTCAATGATGCCCCAACAACAACATTTTGGACG GATTATGTTGCTACAAGATGGTACAGAGCCCCAGAACTGTGTGGCTCCTTCTTTTCTAAG TATACACCGGCAATTGATATATGGAGCATTGGATGCATTTTTGCAGAGGTGTTGACAGGAAAGCCACTATTTCCTGGAAAAAGTGTTGTGCATCAATTAGATTTGATTACCGATCTTCTTGGGACACCATCACCGGAAACTATTGCCGGA GTTCGAAATGACAAGGCGAGGAAGTACTTGATGGAAATGCGGAAGAAATCTCCCGTGCCATTTGAACAGAAATTTCCAAATGCAGATCCATTGGCACTTCGTCTACTGCAAAGGCTTTTAGCATTTGATCCAAAGGATCGACCAACAGCTCAAGAG GCACTATCTGATACATTCTTTAAGGGTTTGGCCAAAGTTGAGAGAGAACCATCGTGTCAGCCAATTTCACGATTAGAATTCGAGTTTGAGAGGAGACGGGTGACAAAGGACGAAGTTAGGGAACTAATATACCGGGAAATACTGGAATATCATCCCCAGTTGCTTAAAGATTACATGAATGGAACTGAAGGCACTCACTTCCTTTACCCTAG TGCAATAGATCAATTCAGAAAGCAATTTGCTTATCTTGAGGAAAATCATGGTAAAAGTGGTCCCGTGATTCCTCCAGAAAGGAAGCATGTCTCCCTTCCAAG GTCTACAGTTCACTCTAGTACAATTCCTCCTACTACACAGCCATCTTTCGCTTCATACGAGAGCAAGCAAATGGTGGCAGAGGCATCAAAGGTTTCGAGATCAGTAGAATCAAATTCTGGAAGTCAGTTAAGGAGTTCGCGACCTCCCCCAAGGGTGCCAGCAG CCAAACCAGGTCGAATAGTAGGGCCAGTTCTGCACTATGACAATGGGAGAACCATAAAAGATGCTTATGACCAAAGGATCTTCTACCGAAACTCACTTCCTCATGCCGTCTCTCCACACTGTTTCCATAGGGTGCAACCAGCTAACGCCAAAGCTACATCAGAAACATACAAAGATATTTCACAAGGCAAACATCAACTCTCATGCCAGCAGTGTAGCATGCCAGCCAGACCAGCTATTGATCTTAACACTAACCCATACTATCAACAGGGGAAGAGAGACCACTTAAATGATCCTGTTGGTTCCATTGATGCAAAACTGCTGCAGGCACAATCTCAATTTGGTGCAGTTGGTGCTGCAGCAGTAGCTGTTGCTGCTCATAGGCATTCAGGGAGCTTTCACTATGGGTTGTCATAG